The nucleotide window CGCGCGTAGCGCAGGATCGCGAGAACGAACGGGGCGATCGAGATGGTCGCCCAGGGCACGTCGTCCTGGGTCTCGGCCATCTCGAACGCCCACAGGCTGTAGGCGGTGCAGGCCACGCCGGCCGACAGGCTCCACACGAAACGCAGGTAGCTGGCGGAGTACTCCCGCAGCGTCTTGCGGGTGGCCGCCTCGTCGCCGACGACGATCAGCTCCGAGTAGCGCTTGCCGGCCACCATGAACAGCGAGCCGAACGCGGCCACGAGCAGGAACCACTGCGACAGCAGCAGGCCGGCGGCGACACCACCGGCGATGCCGCGCAGCAGGAAGCCCGAGGCCACCACGGCCAGGTCGATGACCGGCTGGTTCTTCAGGAACAGGCAGTAGGCCAGCTGGATGACCACGTAGGCGCCCAGCACGCCGGCCAGGGCCGGACGGGTGGCCAGCGCCGCGGTGGTCAGCGCGAACGCGAACAGCACCAGGGCCAGGCCGACCGCCAGGGGGCGGGGCACCAGGCCGGCGGCGATGGGGCGGAACCGCTTGCGCGGGTGCCGGCGGTCCTCCTCGACGTCGATCGAGTCGTTGACCAGGTAGACGCCGGAGGCGCAGACGCAGAACAGCAGGAAGGCCACGATCGTCGGGCGCAGGACGGCCCAGTGGAACACCTCACCGGCGGCCAGCGGCGCAGCCAGCACGAGCACGTTCTTGACCCACTGCCGCGGCCGGAGTGCGCGCACGACGGCCCAGGGACGCGAGCCGCGCCACCCCGGGGTGCGCGGCGGCGGGGGCACCAGCGCCGGCTCGGCCGGCGTCGCGGACGCCGTGCCCAGCGCGCTGGAGGAGCCCGCCGTCACGGGGGTCGGTTCGGGCTGCACGCTCACGGTCACGCCTTCCTGCCGGCGGTCGGGACGGGACGAGGGAGGAGCCGACGCCGGACGACAGTGGCCACGGTGGCCCCCAGCGCGGCCCCGGTGACCACGTCGGTCGGGTAGTGCACGCCCAGCAGCACGCGGGAGACCAGCATCGCGCCGGTCACCGTGGCCATCACGGGCGCGCCCAGCATCGGCGCGAAGCCCACGGCGGCCGCCGCGGTGGAGGTGCTGTGCGCGCTGGGGAAGGACAGCCGGCTGGGGGTCGACACCAGCGCGGGGACGTCGTGCAGGGCCGGGCGCACGCGGCGCACCACCCGCTTGACCACGACGCCGGCGGCGTGGGCGGCGACGACACCGGTGACGCCGGCGGCCCACTCGTCGCGCCGGCGACCGGACAGCCAGCCCAGGCCCCCGATCGCGATCCAGCCCAGGGCGTGCTCACCGAAGTGGGACATCGCCCGGGCGGCCGGGACGGCGGGCGTCGAGCCCAGGGCGCGGCGGGTCGACCGGAGCACCGCGTGGTCCAGTCGGACGAGGCGGTTCCCGCGTGCAGAAGTCATCGGGGACGAACTCTAACCGCGCCGGCACACCGGACGCCGGTCCCGGGCGGACCTGTCCGTCCGGAGCTGTCACTCTGGTCCCGTGCCCACCTCTCCCCCCAGCACTCCCGCCACCCTGCTGGCCGCGGCGCTCCGCCGGGACGCGGCCGCGCCGCTGGTCACGTTCTACGACGACGTCTCCGGCGAGCGCACCGAGCTGTCGGCCACCACGCTGGCCAACTGGGTGGCCAAGACGGCCAACCTGCTGCAGGAGGAGTTCGACGTCGGCCCGGGCAGCACCGTGGGGGTCGCGCTGCCGGTGCACTGGCAGACCGCCGCCGTGCTGCTGGGCACCTGGAGCTGCGGGGCCGCCGTCCTGGAGACCGCCGCCGAGGACGACGACCGGCTCACCGCCGCCGACGTCGTGCTGGCCGACGCCGACCGGCTGCCGCCGCTGGAGGAGCTCGGCCTGGCCGAGCTGCTCGGGCTGTCGCTGCACCCGCTGGGCATGGGGATGACCGGCTACACCGGCCCGGCCCGGGACTTCGCGCTCGAGGTCCGCGGCCAGGGCGACGTCTTCTCCCCCTGGCAGCCGGTGGACCCCGCGGGCACCGGGCTGGTGCTCGGCGGCGGGTCGCTCACGCTGGCCGGCCTCGCCGACACCGCCACCGAGCTCGCCGGCCGGCTGGGCATCGCCGCCGGCGACCGGGTGATGGTCGACGAGCGGGCGGCCACCGAGGCCGGCCCGGTGGCCTGGCTGCTGGCCCCGCTGGCCGCCGGCGCCTCGCTGGTGCTGTGCCGGGCCGCGGCGCCGTCGGGCCTGGCGCACCGCGCCGCGACCGAGCGGGTCACCGCTACCCTCGGGCTCTCCCTCGACGGCATCCGCGAGCTGGGCCGCCCGGCCTGACCCGCGCCCGCCCAGCACTGCACCGGGAGCGCACGTGACCTTCTCGGTGCTCGCCCGGGACCCCGCCACCGGCGACCTCGGCATCGCCGTGTCCTCCTGCATCCTCGCCGTGGGCCGCGCGGTCCCCAGCGTGCGGCCCGGCGTCGGCATCGTCGCGGTGCAGGCCCGCAGCCGGCGCGGGCTGGGCGGCACGCTGCTGGCCGCGCTCGCCGAGGGGTCGTCCCCGGAGGAGCTGGTGCGCCGGGCGTCGCACGCCGCCGAGGACGTCGACCGGCAGGTCGCCGTCCTGGACGCGGCCGGGCAGGTGGCCGCCGACACCGGGCGCGGGTCGATGCCGGTCAGCGGGCACCTGCTCGGCGAGGGCTTCAGCGTGCAGGGCAACATGCTCGCCTCCGCCGACGTCCTGCCGGCCATGTCCCAGGCCTTCTCCGTGACCGGTGGCTCGCTCGCCGACCGGCTGCTCGCCGCGCTGACCGCCGGGCAGGACGCCGGCGGCGACCTCCGCGGCCGGCAGTCCGCGGCCCTGCACGTGGTCAGCGGCGGCCCGGCCAC belongs to Modestobacter sp. L9-4 and includes:
- a CDS encoding DUF1028 domain-containing protein; amino-acid sequence: MTFSVLARDPATGDLGIAVSSCILAVGRAVPSVRPGVGIVAVQARSRRGLGGTLLAALAEGSSPEELVRRASHAAEDVDRQVAVLDAAGQVAADTGRGSMPVSGHLLGEGFSVQGNMLASADVLPAMSQAFSVTGGSLADRLLAALTAGQDAGGDLRGRQSAALHVVSGGPATDDDDGVRLDLRVDDSGDPVAQLRMLRNLQRAYDERDYETLAVFAPEGARDLYAALAASRRGDRAAARSALESMRARPGWSAWLASMAGDSRLAGVSRLLD
- a CDS encoding decaprenyl-phosphate phosphoribosyltransferase, which produces MSVQPEPTPVTAGSSSALGTASATPAEPALVPPPPRTPGWRGSRPWAVVRALRPRQWVKNVLVLAAPLAAGEVFHWAVLRPTIVAFLLFCVCASGVYLVNDSIDVEEDRRHPRKRFRPIAAGLVPRPLAVGLALVLFAFALTTAALATRPALAGVLGAYVVIQLAYCLFLKNQPVIDLAVVASGFLLRGIAGGVAAGLLLSQWFLLVAAFGSLFMVAGKRYSELIVVGDEAATRKTLREYSASYLRFVWSLSAGVACTAYSLWAFEMAETQDDVPWATISIAPFVLAILRYARDVDKGAAGAPEEIVMHDRVLLVLGALWVLTVGVGVFSA
- a CDS encoding TIGR03089 family protein is translated as MPTSPPSTPATLLAAALRRDAAAPLVTFYDDVSGERTELSATTLANWVAKTANLLQEEFDVGPGSTVGVALPVHWQTAAVLLGTWSCGAAVLETAAEDDDRLTAADVVLADADRLPPLEELGLAELLGLSLHPLGMGMTGYTGPARDFALEVRGQGDVFSPWQPVDPAGTGLVLGGGSLTLAGLADTATELAGRLGIAAGDRVMVDERAATEAGPVAWLLAPLAAGASLVLCRAAAPSGLAHRAATERVTATLGLSLDGIRELGRPA
- a CDS encoding phosphatase PAP2 family protein, whose translation is MTSARGNRLVRLDHAVLRSTRRALGSTPAVPAARAMSHFGEHALGWIAIGGLGWLSGRRRDEWAAGVTGVVAAHAAGVVVKRVVRRVRPALHDVPALVSTPSRLSFPSAHSTSTAAAAVGFAPMLGAPVMATVTGAMLVSRVLLGVHYPTDVVTGAALGATVATVVRRRLLPRPVPTAGRKA